A window of Terriglobia bacterium genomic DNA:
GGTGAAGACCACCGATCCAAACATTGATGGCCAGGGTCAATGCGGTAAGGGGGCGATACAAACCCGCCTGGGCGTGAGAGAAGGGGGAAGTAAAGATTTGAAGAACCTGGCTGGGGTTCTGAAGGGTTTTGTTCAGCACAATGTAGGATAAGTCGTCCATCAGGAATTGGTGTCCCCAGCTGTTCAGATCGCAGACAGTAGCTGCCAGGATGATGAGCCATTCTGGACGGGAGAATCTTTGGACCAGGGTCGGTCGAGTGGTGAGTTTGTTGGTCGGCTGAGGCGCAGAGGAACGGGCTTTTTGTTTCATGGGATCAAATAAGAGTATTCAGTCTCTTCGCCGCCCTGCCACCTGTGGGGGAGAGCATCATTTCTGGAGAGTGACGTCGCTTGTCCTCATACTGCCCTCAGAGAGCGTCATGATAATGGAACAGAATGGACCCTGCAATTTAATAAGAAAACCCAGCCTCTGCTTGGTCAGGAGAGCACCTCAGGGTTAGCGTGGAGTTCTCTCCCGAGGGGATGGCGGCGGGGTCTGTTTCTGCAAAGCCAGGTTCAGATTCTTCTGGGCTCCTGCGTTGCGAGGATCGATCTCCAGGGCCCGGCCATATTCGTTGATCGCTTCGTTCACCCTCCCCGCCAGGTAGAGGGCATTGCCCTTATTAAAATGGGCCCCCGAACTGAAGGGGTCTTGTTGAATGATCTGATCAAATTGCTGGATGGCCTCCGTGAGGTTGCCCCGGGCCTGGAGGGTCAGGCCGAGATTGGTACGAGCCAGTTCCGGGTCGTTCGGGCCGAGCACCAGGGCGCGCCGAAGACACTGAATGGCCTCTTCGGATTTCCCCTGACGCGACAGGAGGGCCCCCAAATCATTAAGCAAGTCGGGTTGGTCGGGGTAAATGGAAAGTGCAAAGCGGTAATGTTCTCCGGCCTCAGCAAGCTGGTTCCGGGCGAAGTATTGCTCACCCAGATAGCCGTGCATCTTCACGCTATCGGGCGAGTAACGGATGGCCTTGAGGTACAGAGTAAATTGATCCCGCCAATCACGATTGCGAATCACGGTTCTGCCCGCGAGAAGCAGGAGGACCACAAGCGCCGCCGCGCGGACAGGGTTTTTCCACACTGTCGGGCGTGCGGTCTCCTCCAGGTAAGCCAACCCCAACCCTCCTAAGAGACAGAATCCGAAAGCCGGCATATAGAGCAAGCGGTCCGCACGAATCGTGCCGATCACTACGATCAGGTTGCTGACAACGGAATACGTAACGGTGAAATATCCCAGGCAGAAGAAAATGTCGGGAGATCGTTTGTGGCTCCAACCCAGGAGGACCAGAAATGCCGCTGTCAGGAAGAGAACCGCCAGCGAGGCCCCATTCGTCCAGTGGTCCAGAACCGGAATTTGGTTGAACGAATAGTCGGGAGAAAAATGGACGGGCAGGATGAGCTGTCCAATGGACACGAAGAAAATCTTCAAGGAAGTCAGCAGGCGACCGGAAAAGCCCGCCGTGACCAGGGGGTTAACCAGAAATTTCGTGGGAGTGATGGAGATCCCCCGGAAGGCAGAAAAACGAAGGGCGACGTACACCAGAGTTGCAGCGATGTAACCGGCGTAGACTCTCCAAAAATCCTGCCGCAGATGCTCGAAGAAGTCTTTGACCTTCCTCTGTGAAAAATAAACCCACTGCGTGAGCAACACGATACCCAGCCAGGTAATGGCGCTCTCCTTGGATAATAATGCGAGGAAATAAAGAATAACTGAGATCACGTAAAGGCGCAGGCGATAAGGCGTTGCTCGCATCCGGATAAAAACAAGCCAGGCGAAAACGAAAAGGAGCATCGCCAGGGCATCGGCCCGGCCACTGATGTAGGTGATGGCTTCGGTCTGGACCGGGTGGACGGCGAACAACAGGCCCGTCAGGAATGCGACCGCCGGCCGCTGTGGCATCAGTCGGCGCACAACCCAGAAGATGCCCAGGCTAGTGAGCACATGAAGCAGGCGATTGAAGAGATGAAAGCTGTCGGGTTGGGGGCCGCTGATCCAGTAGTTGATCGCTAGCGTGAGGGCCGTCAGAGGTCGATACAGGTCCAGCGTCACATTCGGGAAATGCACGAATGGAGCGGTGAAAATCTGAAGGATGGAGGCGGGACTGTGGATGACCGGGTTGCGAACGATGTAATCCATGTCATCCATCACAAAATGGTGCCCCCAACTGTTCACATCACAGAGGAGAGCGGCAGCCAAGATAATCCAGGGTCCATGAAGGATCCGATCTCCGAAGGGGGTGGATTGCTCTTTCCCTGGTTTGCCTCGGGACTTTGACTTGGCAATCTTTTCTTTCATGGTCGCTTTAGCGGATTCAAGGGTGCTGAAGAACCGGAGTCGTCTTTTGAAGCAAAAGGTTCAGATTATTTCTGGCCAGCGTGTAGGTGGGGTCAATCTCCAAGGTCCGGCTGTATTCGGAGATCGCCTCCGAAAATCTGTTTTGGGCCACCAGGGCATTGGCTTTGTTGAAATGGGCGTCGGCATTGGAAGGGTATTGTTGGATGACGAGGTCATATTGCGCGAGGGCCTCCGCCACATGACCTTGTGCCTTCAGCGCTAGCCCGAAATTGTTGCGAATCGCCGGATTTAGTGGGGAGAGAGAAACGGCGCGGTTCAAATAAGCGAATGCCTCCTCTGAATGTCCTTCCCGGCTGAAAAGGCTCCCGAGGTTATTGAGCAAGTCGGGATAGTCCGGTTTGATGGCTTCAGCGATTTTGAATTGTTCGAGGGCCAGGTCCATTTCGCCGCGTGAGAGGTACTGGGCCCCCAGGTTGTTATGGGCCTTGGCACTTTGGGGCGCGTCCTGGACGGTCTGGGCATAAAGAGTGAATTCATCATGCCAGATCCGATTCCTCGAGACCGTTCCTGCGACCAACAAAACGAGAACAGTCGCAGCAACAACCCGTAGAGTATTCTTTGCAGCGGGTCCCTTGAGCGAGGCGATGGCCCGGGCATAGGCAATTCCTCCCAGCAGGAAGATTCCCAGCGAGGGCATATAGAGCAGACGGTCCGCCCGGATCGTCCCAATGGGAATAAACAGATTACTGACCAGCGAGTAGGTTGTGAGGAAATAACCCAGGGCAAAGAAAAGGGAGGGGGCGCGGCGATAGCACCACGCCAGGACAGCGAGCGAAGCCGCAGTCATGACCAGCACCGCCAGCGCAGTCAAACTCCGGACCTGCTGGATCAACGGAATTTGATTGTAGGAATGATCGGCCGAAAGGTGGATGGGCCAGAGCAGCACCCCGAGGGACTCGAACAAGATCTTCAGAGCCGTCAATACACGGTCAATCACCGTCGCATGGGCCAGCGGGTTGTCCAAAAAGGTGACCTCCACCCTTGAGATCCCCTTCAATGCAGAAAATCGCATTGCAAGATAGGCAGCGCTGACGAACAGATAGCCGGCGTACAATTTGACGAAGTGTTCCCGCAGATGAAGCCAGAAGGTCTTGAGTTGACTCTGGGAAAAAAACACGAATTCGGTCAACAGAGCCACCCCCAGCCAGGTGATGGCACTCTCCTTCGAAAGCAAGGCTAGGAAGTAAAAAACCAGGGACCCTGTATATGGACGCGACAATCCGGTACTTCGAGCACGGATAAAAAACAGCCAGCAGAAAACAAAAAGAAACAGCACCAGGCAGTCGCTGCGTCCGCTTATGTAAGTGATGGCCTCGGTCTGGATAGGGTGGACTGCAAACAGCAGGGCGGTGATGATGGCCACCGAGGAATCTGGAATTAATCGACGAAGGATCCAGAAAGCCCCCAGGCTTGTCAGCACGTGCAACAGCCGGTTCACGGCGTGAAACCCGTCCGGATTCAGTCCGTGAATCCCATAGTTGAGAGCGAAGCTCAATGTGGTCAGCGGGCGATACAGTCCGCTCGGCATTCCATACATCAAATTATAGGGAGAAAAGAAAATTTCATGGATATGGCCAAAGCCCCGGATAAGGGGATTCCCGACAATCCGGCTCAGGTCGTCCACGACAAACTGGTGGCCCCAACTATTCCAGTCGCAAGCAAGCGCTGCCAGAATGATGAGCCATTCCCAGCGGCGGAGGCCATCAGGGATGATGGTTCTGGAGGGTTTGGACCTGCGAGTCTTACGGCTTTCCGGGGCAGTTTGAATTCTCATCCACTTGCTCTGTTGAGCCAGGGTCTCATGCGGGCTTTACTGAATGAATCGAACTGATCATACGGGTGCATTTAAGATAGGCGCAACAGGTTTTTGCCGGTCTGCTGCAGAAATCAATCACGCCACTTGAATTCCCCGGACTCAGGTTGAGCGGAGCAAGGGCGGAAGATCGGTATTTTTGTTGTCTTGTCTTTGTGCAGGCCTGGGAATTCCAGGGTTCAATTTGATAAAACAGAACTTGAGCCATCTGCCTCGCACATTCTGGGGACGTTCGCACTAAATCGGGTCTCTCTGGTTACTTAGAATCTGCTTGAGTTCCTTTGAGTCGTCATGCACACTATTTTTTTGCCCGTTCCCTCCACTGAAGTTCGACCGAACCGGCCTCCTGAGTACCGCAGGGTCCTGGGTATTTGGGGGTTATGAGCGAACCAATTTAAAGGCCGAAAGGTGGCCATGCCTGAGAGACGCAAATGGAGCCCGGTCGGGCTCCGTCAGAACAGGAGTCATTCCAAAGGAGAGGCCCGGGAGGGCATTTACCGAAATTATGTCGTGCTGTTCCTCCTAATTGGTGTGGTGTACCTCGCCACGATAACGGATACGGCGTTTGACTGGATCAGCGACGGGCAGGTCATGTTCGATACGGCAGTCAGCCTGCACGAATTCGGGGAATTTGGAATCAGTCCAGCCGAGGTGGATGCCAACACCGGGATGAGTGGGACGACCGATTACTATGGAAAGTACGGTCTGGGCCTCTCCTTCGTCGAACAGATCCCCCTGTGGTTCGTTTCCCCCGTGGAAAAAATCTTCGGAGAGGGGCGAAGCAATGTTCTGTTTCCTTTGATGAACATGCTGATTACCGCCCTTTCGGCGCTCCTTGTTGCTCTGTGTCTTCGCGATTTGGGTTTCCGCTTCCGGACCTGTTCCCTGGGCGCCCTTGGATTTGCCTTTGGCACTCCAGCGTGGCCATACACATCCTATGATTTCAGCGAGCCCCTGCAGGCCCTCTGTTTGGTCGCGGCTTTTTGGTTCATCCTCCACGCGACGAGAAATCATCCTCCCTCTCCAATTCATGTGGCGATGGGCGGTTTTGCCCTGGGATATGCCGTCTTCACCAAAGCGCTGCTGCTCATCGTGATCCCCTGGTACGCCATCTACCTATGGATGTCTTTGGGAGGGGCCCCGCTGAAGCGGCTTCGGCAGTGTGCATGGTTTCTGACGCCCCTGCTCCTGTGGGGAGTCACCCTGGCCGCTCTTAATGTTCATCGTTTCGGATCTATCTTTGAGTTCGGGTATGGAGGAGAAACGAAGAGATTCACTACCCCACTGTTGACGGGACTGTTCGGTTTGCTCCTCAGCCCAAGCAAAGGTCTCATTTTCTATGCTCCCCTCTCGATTCTGGTACTTTGGGCACTGTGGAAGTTCCGCAAGACTTTTTACCGGGAGGTCTTCTTATTTGTCACCGTCTTCGCGGTTATTGTGGTGACAAACTCGATGTGGTGGTCGTGGGAGGGTGGAATTTCATGGGGGCCTCGTCTGCTGATGCCGATGATTCCGCTCCTCGCGGTCAGTGCGGCGATGGTGATTGAGTCCTCGCACTGGACCCTGCCCGTGTTCATCTCCCTCGCAGGGGTCGGAGCCGCGATCAACCTGCTCGGAGTCCTGGTAAATTTCTTGGTCTGGGTCAATGCGGTCGGCGCGAACCAGATCCGGCTCCCCCTCAACCTTCGGGGTCGCTCGGCCTATGCCTTCGTCGAGCACGACGGTAAGCGTTGGGTTCGACCTCCTTTTGCCATGTGGTACATCCCGGCATTGAGTCCTATACGGGGGCATGCGTGGCTGCTACGTCTGCGCTATTTTGGAGTGCCGTTTTCCTTAAACACACTTACTTCTTCCTCTTCAGGCCCCTTGCCGAAAGTCAGCTTTCCTCCGGTCGAAATTGACTTTGCGTTACTTAAAAATGAGTTCGCGCTTTCTCACCTTCGGTCGGCGCATTTTTGGCTTTATGAGACGGTGACGGGCCAGCCGAGGGAGGAGATTTTCACCTATCCGGTGTACGGGATTTCGATTGAGCGGCAAGGGGACCGGGCGGTGGCGAAGGGGGATGGGGAGCGGGCTGTGGAATGTTACGCGCGGGGGGCGGAGCTGGTGCCGAATTACGCCAGTCCGGCGCTGAAGCTGTCGCGGCTGCAGGTGGAACGGGGAAGGGTGGGAGAGGGGGTGGAAACCCTGCGGCGGTATCTGTCGCGGGGAGACCGGAATCAGGACCAGGAACGGGCGGTGCGATTGCAGCTGGCGCAGATCTACGAGAAAGCGGGATACCGGGAGGCGGCACTCGAGCAGTACCGGAGCTATCTCACACTGCAGCCGAGCGAAGAGAACCGGACCGCCATCGAGCGGCACATTGCCGAGCTCTCTAGGGCCCACCCCTGAACGATCTTGAAGTGTGCTAAATTGTCTCAGCGGTTTGCTGCCGTAAGACTCGAGGTGGCGGACCAGGAATTTCCGACCGTCTGCAGATCCTCATGAGCACGAAAACCAAATCACGACGAACTCCGAGGTCCAAAGCAGAGGCTGCAGTCACTGAGCGGACAGATCCGAGCCAGGAGTCCGCGAAATCAGTTGGGAGTTCCACAGGCACGCCCCACCCCAAACGTCATCGACACGTCCATCTCTTCATTCTGATCTGCCTGGTTTACCTTTGCACCCTGACCGACAGAGCCTTCGACTGGATTGGCGATGGCCAGGTGATGTTCGACACGGCGGTCAGTTTACACGAGTTTGGAGAGCTGGGAATCAGTACGGAAGCGGTCCAGGACCTGAGTGAGGGAGGGGGAACGACGGATTATTATGGCAAATACGGGCTCGGGTTCTCGGTGGTGGAACAGGTTCCGCTCATGTTGGTGACGCCGGTCGAGAAGCTCTTCGGCGAGGGGAGGAGCAATGTCCTCTTTCCGATGATGAATATGCTCCTCACCGCCCTGACGGCCTTGCTGGTGGCACTGTGCCTTCAGGAGATGGGCTTTCGATCCAGAACGCAATGGTGGGCAGCCCTGGGGTTCGCTTTTGCGACTCCTGCATGGCCTTATGTGTCGTACGACTTCAGCGAACCTCTGCAGGCTCTTTGTCTGATTGCAGCCTTCTGGTTTTCACTTCGAGTGAAAGAAGCCAGACAGCCCTCTTTCCTCTATCCAGCGTTGGTTGGATTCGCGCTTGGATTCGCCGTCCTCTCAAAGCAGCAGCTCGTGATTCTGATTCCCGCCTATGCCCTCTACCTCTGGATGTGCTTGGTCGGAGGCAGGAAGCAGAGGCAGCGC
This region includes:
- a CDS encoding tetratricopeptide repeat protein — its product is MKEKIAKSKSRGKPGKEQSTPFGDRILHGPWIILAAALLCDVNSWGHHFVMDDMDYIVRNPVIHSPASILQIFTAPFVHFPNVTLDLYRPLTALTLAINYWISGPQPDSFHLFNRLLHVLTSLGIFWVVRRLMPQRPAVAFLTGLLFAVHPVQTEAITYISGRADALAMLLFVFAWLVFIRMRATPYRLRLYVISVILYFLALLSKESAITWLGIVLLTQWVYFSQRKVKDFFEHLRQDFWRVYAGYIAATLVYVALRFSAFRGISITPTKFLVNPLVTAGFSGRLLTSLKIFFVSIGQLILPVHFSPDYSFNQIPVLDHWTNGASLAVLFLTAAFLVLLGWSHKRSPDIFFCLGYFTVTYSVVSNLIVVIGTIRADRLLYMPAFGFCLLGGLGLAYLEETARPTVWKNPVRAAALVVLLLLAGRTVIRNRDWRDQFTLYLKAIRYSPDSVKMHGYLGEQYFARNQLAEAGEHYRFALSIYPDQPDLLNDLGALLSRQGKSEEAIQCLRRALVLGPNDPELARTNLGLTLQARGNLTEAIQQFDQIIQQDPFSSGAHFNKGNALYLAGRVNEAINEYGRALEIDPRNAGAQKNLNLALQKQTPPPSPRERTPR
- a CDS encoding tetratricopeptide repeat protein is translated as MRIQTAPESRKTRRSKPSRTIIPDGLRRWEWLIILAALACDWNSWGHQFVVDDLSRIVGNPLIRGFGHIHEIFFSPYNLMYGMPSGLYRPLTTLSFALNYGIHGLNPDGFHAVNRLLHVLTSLGAFWILRRLIPDSSVAIITALLFAVHPIQTEAITYISGRSDCLVLFLFVFCWLFFIRARSTGLSRPYTGSLVFYFLALLSKESAITWLGVALLTEFVFFSQSQLKTFWLHLREHFVKLYAGYLFVSAAYLAMRFSALKGISRVEVTFLDNPLAHATVIDRVLTALKILFESLGVLLWPIHLSADHSYNQIPLIQQVRSLTALAVLVMTAASLAVLAWCYRRAPSLFFALGYFLTTYSLVSNLFIPIGTIRADRLLYMPSLGIFLLGGIAYARAIASLKGPAAKNTLRVVAATVLVLLVAGTVSRNRIWHDEFTLYAQTVQDAPQSAKAHNNLGAQYLSRGEMDLALEQFKIAEAIKPDYPDLLNNLGSLFSREGHSEEAFAYLNRAVSLSPLNPAIRNNFGLALKAQGHVAEALAQYDLVIQQYPSNADAHFNKANALVAQNRFSEAISEYSRTLEIDPTYTLARNNLNLLLQKTTPVLQHP